The Clostridium beijerinckii genomic sequence TCCAAGAAGAAAAGAGCCTAAGACAGGTAATATATACGATTCAACTTTAAAAACTACATCTGGAGAATTTCAGGGACCGACAATTGATATGGAGAAAGATGAACTTGTTACGACTAAAGTTAATTCAGCAACTGATAAAGAGATAGAAGCAACGAAAAAAGTAATGGGAGGTGAAGATTGGAGCGAGTGGTGTAAACTACTTCTTGAAAATGATTGCCTCTCTGATAAGGCTATAACAATTTCGTATTCATATATTGGAGCATCAAGAACATATAAAATTTATAGGGAAGGTACAATAGGAGAGGCTAAACGCCATCTTGAAAATACTGCAATTCAAATAGATAAAGATTGGAAAAAGAAGATTAATGGAAAGGCTTTTGTTTCTGTAAATAAAGCAATTGTAACTAAGGCAAGTGCATATATACCTTCTTTCTCATTGTATGCAGCGGTATTATATAAAGTAATGAAAGAAAAGAATTTACATGAAAACTGCATTATGCAGATGCAAAGAATGTTTGCTGATAAAATATATGCAGAAAATCCACTTGAATTTGATGATAGTGGAAGATTAAGAATGGATGATTGGGAACTTAGGGAAGATGTACAAAGTGAAGTTAATGAATTGTGGGAAAAAATAACTTCAGATAATTTTAAAATATTATCGGATTATGACGGATATAAAAAGGAATTTATGCAGTTAAATGGATTTGAAATTGATGGAGTCAATTATAGTGAAGACATTGATATAGAAGCATTAAAAAGGCTAGAACCATAGATTAATGAATGTTTATGTTAAGAAGTATCAAAAGGGTACTTCTTATTTTTTTATAAATATATTTTAGAGAGATAATAATATTTCAAAAAATATTGTACCTGTGGTATAATTATCCGGGTATGCAATAAATCAAATAGCTATGTATATTATGGTCGTATTTGATTTTAGTGTTAATAAATATAATTAACTAGGGAGAAGTGTTTTGAAATGAGAATAAAATATAAACTTATCGTTAGCTATTTGATCTTAATTGTATTTGCTGTAAGTGTATTGGGGTTGTTAATTGGGAATAAATCTAACAAAGCAGTTTTTAAAGAGGTTAACGAAAAAAGTCAACGTTTAACAGAATCAATTATTACAACTTTGAGTGTAAGAAATGATTTGCTTACTGAGAAATCTTATGGAGATTTAAATTTTGCAAATAACGTATTAAACAATTTAGCTGATATGAGAGTTGATTACAATGAAATCATAAAAGTTGGAGATTTTAACTTACCAGTTTTATATTCAGGAAATCAAAGAATATCCTTAGATAATACTATAGTTGATAAACTAAAACAATCAACAGGTAGTATAGCAACAATGTTCTTATTACAAGATGATAAACTAATTAGGGTTTCTACTACCGTATTTAATAATGGTAATAGGATATTAGGTACATATATTTCAAGCGATACTGAGGCTTATAAAAAGACACTAAATAATGAAGAATATATTGGTGATATTAGAATAGAAGGAA encodes the following:
- the fabV gene encoding enoyl-ACP reductase FabV, whose translation is MIFKPELIKGIAKTSHPYGCRKEVLNQIEYCKNAKQFHGPKKVLIIGASSGFGLATRISLAFGGAKADTIGVSFETGITDRRTGTAGWYNNIFFKEFAEKEGLIAKNFIGDAFSDEVKENVIKYIKDEFGKIDLLIYSLASPRRKEPKTGNIYDSTLKTTSGEFQGPTIDMEKDELVTTKVNSATDKEIEATKKVMGGEDWSEWCKLLLENDCLSDKAITISYSYIGASRTYKIYREGTIGEAKRHLENTAIQIDKDWKKKINGKAFVSVNKAIVTKASAYIPSFSLYAAVLYKVMKEKNLHENCIMQMQRMFADKIYAENPLEFDDSGRLRMDDWELREDVQSEVNELWEKITSDNFKILSDYDGYKKEFMQLNGFEIDGVNYSEDIDIEALKRLEP